A region of the Mauremys mutica isolate MM-2020 ecotype Southern chromosome 14, ASM2049712v1, whole genome shotgun sequence genome:
CCCAGGTGGGAGCAATTCCACAGTTGTGGGTGGGTATGGTGATAAATGAGGTGTTCACTGCTTTTTATTATAGGTATCCCTTTCTAAAAGTAAAAGTAGGGAAAGGGGATAAGGTCTGCCTCTAGGCTTTTAGGCAGGGTTGGGAGAAGCAGGGAGAACTGACCCTAGAAAGGGAGGCACTTCAAGTAGTTGACAGTTTATGGTGGAGTGGGGCCCAGTGGTTAGATGGTGATTCTCGTATTCTTTTCCCCATCCCTTCCAGAGGCACAGGAGACTAGACAAGGCTAGTTTTTTCACAAACACTATTGGCTACTTCCATATGTATGCATGTGTCTTATAATTTAGAGTTGCAATCTGTTGACTCTTCGATAGGTGGTGTTTTGTCCTCATGAAGGTGTTTCAGGTCTCTGAAGGATAGCTATTAGAAACATAACTGAATAGCTaaaaaatgtaagaaaaatgtGCAAGATAACCCCAAAGAAAAAATTTAAAAGTCAaatgaattaatattttttttctggtttggtaaacaaaatattgaaactGTCTCACGGATGAAAGGTGTTCTTGCTTTCCTGGCTAAACAATCTATTCTGAATATGTAGGGAAGCATATCTTTTACTGACACATCTGCTGAATATTTTAGTTTttcttgggggggaaaaaactatAGTTTGTCTTCCCAAATGCCTATCCACTAGGGTTGtgttttctgaaatgaaaaagtGTAGCAAAATGGCAACTTTCACTGAACATGACTTTTAATATACAATTCTTTTAAGTTGCCACAAGTGTTTCAGTGTATACCTCAAGAAAGAAACAAAGGTCCACTCAGACTTGAGTTTGTTGGATATTTTTTCTTACTAATAATAGTTTGGCAAATACAGCAAAAGAACCTCTTCACTTTCTGAATGACTTTCCACCTCAGCCTACTGAAACAACCTGCCCTAAAGACCAGAACATTCtaaacagcagggaaaaagggaaagaaaagagtATTGTTTTCTTGGAAAAATTAGGGTCTCCTTTCACCTTAGCattggagggggggaggaaaaaagaaaatcaaaagagCTAAATGGTCTGGCCTTTGGCTCATTTTCCAGCCCATGCCTCACTCGCATCTACATACTCATATCTCAACATCAGGATTTTTCTATACATGTCCAGTAAGCAGAATAAATGGCAGAAAGTTTGAATagcaaggtttttttgttttgtttttgtttggtttttttgagaCTTTGCTTTTCATAGCAAATGGTTAGTTTAATATTTGCTAAATCTGAGGACTTTGAAAATATAGCGTTACTATCATTAGTAGGATGGTTATTATAGACGCATGCTTATGGTTAGAACCCTTTATTTTCTTGTCATCTAGAGTGTGATATAGTCACTTGTTCTATATATccaatatacatatatacacaccaaACACCTATTCTTCAGGAGTGCctttactttctctctctctcgctctccaaGCAAACAGATATCCATTCTCAATCTTAAATTAGAAAATTTAACAGAATTTCTGTGTTCCTTGATCTCAACTTTGTAAAGTTGGCCAGCATGCAAGTATTTTATATCCTTTCCAGCTTCACTCACATGCACTATAGCCACACTCTTCACATTTAATGAGTATCATGTTTGTGAAATGTACAATGTATTAAATGGTATGTCaaatttttttctcaaaaaattGTTAAAACAACAGCTACACGGGAAAGACTGTACTGACACATTCTCTCATATACTAACTCTGTTCTTCCTTCATTACAGAAATGAGCCGTCAGACTGCTACAGCACTACCTACAGGTACTTCAAAGTGTACACCATCACAGAGGGTGCCTGCTCTGACTGGCACTACAGCGTCCAACAATGACTTGGCAAGTCTTTTTGAGTGTCCTGTGTGTTTTGACTATGTGCTGCCACCTATTCTTCAGTGTCAGAGTGGCCATCTTGTTTGTAGCAACTGTCGCCCCAAGCTTACATGCTGTCCAACTTGCCGAGGCCCACTGGGTTCCATTCGTAACTTGGCTATGGAAAAAGTTGCCAATTCTGTACTGTTCCCATGTAAATACGCCTCTTCTGGATGTGAGATAACTTTGCCACACACAGAAAAAGCAGACCATGAAGAGCTGTGTGAGTTTAGGCCTTATTCATGTCCATGTCCTGGTGCTTCATGTAAATGGCAAGGTTCGCTGGATGCTGTAATGCCACATTTGATGCATCAGCATAAGTCAATAACAACACTACAGGGAGAAGATATAGTTTTCCTTGCTACAGACATTAATCTTCCTGGTGCTGTTGACTGGGTTATGATGCAGTCTTGTTTTGGCTTTCATTTCATGTTAGTCTTGGAGAAACAGGAAAAATATGATGGTCACCAGCAGTTCTTTGCTATTGTACAGCTGATAGGAACACGCAAGCAAGCAGAAAATTTTGCTTATCGACTTGAGCTTAATGGTCATAGGCGGCGATTGACTTGGGAAGCAACTCCTCGATCTATTCATGAGGGAATTGCAACAGCCATTATGAATAGTGACTGTCTAGTCTTTGACACCAGCATTGCACAGCTCTTTGCAGAAAATGGCAATTTAGGCATCAATGTAACTATTTCAATGTGTTGAAATGGCAAGCAAACATTTTCAGGCCAGTGTTTAAAACAGTTGCATTTAATTTCGCAGAAACTAGGGTAACCATCTTTGACTGCCAGACACAAACTATTTGGTAGAGGGAGGCTAGACGTATATGAAGGTAAATAAAAGGAAAGGCTGTTAAATTACAGGAAGCAGTTGCATGTAGTAAcactaatatatttaaaataagtcAACAGTAAACCactgaaaatatatatacacccaAAATGGGCATCTTTTGTATTAAGAATTGATTCTACAGGAAATGTTGTAAAATAGTTCTAAAAACTTGTTTGTAGATTGATTGTACTGTTGAAAAGGATactgttgtgttttttgtttttttccctttgactGACAAGCCATGTTGAGCAGTCTGGTCTCTTGCCGCTGCTTTTTCCCCTTAAGTCACTACATAGTATTGCTGCTGTTTGTGTATATTTTTTGTGTATTTGCTAATTTTTATTAACTTCTAGtttttcattaaataaatatGACTTTCTTTTCTGTAATTCAGGTTTTCCTCCTTTttgtaccttttaaaaattaattgcaggTGTCATCTTTTGATATTCATAATTGCTTATGGTAAAACTTATACTTCTGTACATTTGGTAAATTAGTCTCTTCCCAGTAGTCCATTCATTGGTGATACTGTTCTTAATTCAGCTATTTTGTGAATGTATTCAACTCTAAAGGAGCAATTACATTGGAAGAATTATCAGAAAAACAGCTCCTTTTAGAAACAGGCCTAGATGATGATGTACTTTATTATACCTTCAAACAAAAGTGAGGAGTTATTGGGTAACATCCtaattaaaaaaactgaaaattcAGGCACACTTTTTAAATTTAGAAACTTCAGACACAAACTCATGCTTGTATTTTGGTTTTGCAGTACAAGAAGGCATTGTCTTATGCAGTATTTGTAACTATAAAAacagaccatttaaaaaaaaaaaggcagtctCAGAATacgatgtttttggtcttttttaATTTTGTCATTAAAAGAATACCTGGCAAACTAAACTCTTGTTTTTTgctttagcacaatatttgactaatttaatattttaactCAACTTGCTTGTTCTGGTATCCTTTGTCTGTTACTAGAGAGAACCAATTTTATTTTCCTTAGTCATACTAATCTTGTATGTCATCCCACCATGTTAGTGATACGATGAACAGCATACATCCAAAGGTTCATGCAATTCTCTTGCATTTAAAGGCATAAGTGGTATATTGGGGCCTTTTGCAGGTTGCTTGCAAGTTTGAGAAATTCACCTTGAATGTATGTCCATATACAGCACTGAGATAGTTAATGTAAAAAAGAACTATTAAATTTCAAACTACTTTAAAAGTATCTTCGCCAAACTTGCTGTTGGGAGAAATAGGATGAAGATTAGCTACTTTTTGTATaacattaaaatataatttatttactATATATTGTCTAACTTTCTTGTCAGAAACTGATCTGTTAAGACAACTCATTGAATTGTTTTTGGTGCAGTGATTACACATTTTAGCCTGACGGGGTAAGTAGTCATACAGGTAAGGAATGTGAACCAATTTTATAGACAGGCCAGTGCAGAAAAAGTTCATTTTATATAGTTACAGAAGTAAGCTtcagcaacttttttttaaaagttgctgGTTGCATTGTTCAAGAGGATAAAAACTTAAGAAATATACTGGCATCTCATTTCTTTAATTAACTGTTGCACTTTGATCTCTAGTTGAATACTTGCTGTGTCAATTTTCTAAATGCAGCCTATTTAATCTTACCTACGTTTACTCGGATTTTGTTTTTGCTATACCATGAGATGTTTGGCTACAGCAGTTACAACCTAGTGTCTGGTAGGTTTGAAATTAAGACTCTTTATTTAAATTTGTTGTTTCTCATTATTGAAACTTGCATTTCAATTCTAATTCTTTCAGAGGCTGTTGATAAATAGTGTGGACTACTTTTACATCCAGACTTTTGGTTTGAGTAGTAGATTAACTCCTATTAAAATACATAGATTTGAGGCTTGCCTAAAATGAATTAGTAGGATGTTCTTGTTTTGTGTTTTAAGAAATGGTCACTTCCTTAGATATTAAAAGTTCTATGTGATGATATGGCTGGAACTGAGGAAATGATAGTTGTATTAGAATCAACCAAACATACCTTCTCAGATCTTGTAACGGAATCCATAAaagcttttgttgttttaaagttAGTGGAAGTCTCTTTACTTGGTGAGTCAGAACTATGATTTTTAAGTATTCCTGATCCATGTAATAAaatgtcatttatttttaaagtaggtTATTTTAGGTcaggggtcacaagctgtcagcctccacccaaaaccctgctttgcatccaggatttataatggtgttaaatagataAAGTGGTGTTGCTCTCAGAGGCTTGCTACTTGAAAGgtgtcaccagtataaaagtttgagaaccactgttttagggGGTTGTTACTTTGATTTTTATTTGCAATTACTTTCTTTAATACCTTATCTTCTTTATATAAAGAAGATAAGGTATTAAACTtcctggtttatttttattttttacattgccCAAACAACATTTCATGGGATACTGTAACTACAGAAATGTCAACCTTGCTTTGAGACTTTTAgggatatttatttaaaaaacaaacaggaattaGAGCATTTGTTTGGACTAATGGCATGCCAAAGGTGCGAAGCCAAATacacatgggggtggggtgcagagtAGCACCTTGAATGCATGCTACAGGAGCTGggacctctccctctccccatttaTGGCCAAGAATCATTGCAATCCCTAGCCTGGGAGAAATAACAGGAAACTTGTCCTCCTATGCTTTCTACAGCTGAGTTACCTTGGCTGGGGATGGTCCTTGTCCTGGTCATGTTCCCTCTCCCCTGCTGACTGTATAGTGGGGGTCTGATAGGAGGCAAGCTGTGGTGATTGTCAGTGGGGTTTGGGAAGCTGGATTAACTGCTCCAGGTAGCCCCTATTAACATGCTCCAGCTACCTAGCATATGCTAATATAGTCCAGCAGGTTCCACTCAGGGCAGTTAGAGCACAACACACAGCCTGCAGCTTGGATGGTGAATCCAGCAGTGTCCCAACCAATTCAAAGTCACCCCAGCTTGCCTCTTATCAGAGCTCACTGTGCAGCCTATGTATGTCCCATATGGATGGTGGAAGAGAACACCCTCTCACTTGTGGCACTATGTGCTGTGTTCATCAGACCTGAGTTGGGGTGACTGGTACATATGCTCCAGCTTGCAAAATTCATACATTTAACCCTAATTTCTTCATTACATGTTAAAGATGGGAGGGGAAGGATTACAAAAAAAATAGGGTTGGCATCTCTGTGGTGTGAGTCTGAATGACTCTTAGATTCACCTCTGAATTTCGGGCAAGGGTGTAGTTTTGCTTTGGGAGGGAATCTAACATTGAAATTTGTCTAGTATATGTATTTAAATGTCCTACATGCACTTGTGTTTTGGGTTTAGTTAGCATTTCTAAAGTTCTGTTAACACAATAGTTTGAAAATAGGGCCAAGCTTCAGAGAATATACAAGAAAAGCGAATGATGCATATAATAGGATACACTGTCCACCAAAAAGCATAACATGATGGGAAACTGTAGAGAGAGAGGTTCATCTGCATTTTTCTGGTACAACGATTTAACTTCCTGGCACTAAAGATAGAGTTGCTTTAGAGGAGTATGTCTGCATAAGTGTAGCACTTTTATAAAAATGG
Encoded here:
- the SIAH1 gene encoding E3 ubiquitin-protein ligase SIAH1 isoform X2; protein product: MSRQTATALPTGTSKCTPSQRVPALTGTTASNNDLASLFECPVCFDYVLPPILQCQSGHLVCSNCRPKLTCCPTCRGPLGSIRNLAMEKVANSVLFPCKYASSGCEITLPHTEKADHEELCEFRPYSCPCPGASCKWQGSLDAVMPHLMHQHKSITTLQGEDIVFLATDINLPGAVDWVMMQSCFGFHFMLVLEKQEKYDGHQQFFAIVQLIGTRKQAENFAYRLELNGHRRRLTWEATPRSIHEGIATAIMNSDCLVFDTSIAQLFAENGNLGINVTISMC
- the SIAH1 gene encoding E3 ubiquitin-protein ligase SIAH1 isoform X1 gives rise to the protein MTGKSALSFLYSWKGGVLFTSCLPGSKTSRRKEMSRQTATALPTGTSKCTPSQRVPALTGTTASNNDLASLFECPVCFDYVLPPILQCQSGHLVCSNCRPKLTCCPTCRGPLGSIRNLAMEKVANSVLFPCKYASSGCEITLPHTEKADHEELCEFRPYSCPCPGASCKWQGSLDAVMPHLMHQHKSITTLQGEDIVFLATDINLPGAVDWVMMQSCFGFHFMLVLEKQEKYDGHQQFFAIVQLIGTRKQAENFAYRLELNGHRRRLTWEATPRSIHEGIATAIMNSDCLVFDTSIAQLFAENGNLGINVTISMC